Genomic segment of Arachis stenosperma cultivar V10309 chromosome 4, arast.V10309.gnm1.PFL2, whole genome shotgun sequence:
CTACTAGTAGTATTTTCATGGAAAGACATGAACAGAGATTGGATATGATAGCATCTGATTTGCTGAATTGTTGATGAAAGGCACAGGCTTTTTGGAAGAACAATTAGGGCCCAACTGTAAGAGGGGACCAATCCCCAAGCAGCAATGCTGTTCGTTCAAAATGGCCCCCAACCATCCAACACATCTTTTCTGATTTTGTTTCGGCCTTCTTCTTGGAGGGGCCTCTTTGACACTTGTCGACATCTCAATATTTGCCCTCActttagaataataaaaatacggAAATAGATCTCtccatttttttaatatttaaaagaataaaatatgaTATCTTACCTTTAATTCTATAAGtggaacaaaaaataaataagagacaaaaaataataaaaagtaagaTTAAACATTGGATACCATCCAGTCTTTTTTACTGGAGAGGATTCATTCCCTAAAAATACTACTTGTACatttaaaatagttattaagTCATTAACCAACTTAAAAATACTACTTGTACatttaaaatagttattaagTCATTAACCAACGTAAGTTGGTACGGATAGATAAATGTCTATGTTCCTTAACCATCTTTTCCAGGTTCAATACTCATTGGAGGATGAGAATTGAGTTTGTTTGTTTGGGAATGTCGCTCACTTTGTCTCTGCAGTATTCGAAAAATTAGTTATTGAACTTCCGAGCTGATAGATActctgataaaaaaaattaattttagtaactgattttaatatacatatagTATAATTGTAAAAATACTCCAtgaatttttatcattttatacATTTTGCACCAACAAATTACCAAGGAGAATTTTGTAgtaaaaacttaaaaagttgaattaattttttttcatatttgttCTACTTAATTTGCATAAGATTAGTGAGAAATGTGTTGATTATTTTTGGATACTTACTCCACtttttttgaatgaaaagaatacaaaaagtgttttaattttatatgttaaagataaaattaaataaaattaaatgatatgaatattttttaaaaaaatataaatatcaaagacaaataatatattttattctataaattaacaatacataaaatattttataattttttatatttatttagggtttaaaacaagagatcaatagtatatttattaataaaattaatataaaattgatAGAAATTGAGTTATGGACAATAGAGATTAAAAAATGCTGAGAGAGAGGATTAAGAGAGAAGAATAAATGCTGAGTTTGATATTGTAATTATATTGAATGAGTGTGTtacattaaaaatttagaatcatAACCTTCTATATATACACATTAGAGTTGGTTAGAGGTTTTTATATCAGGCAAGCTAACAAACTTTACCAAAATTTGTTATAACTAATTAACCACTTTAATTTATTAACTCGTGTTTTCAAAACTCTTATTAATATCTCAAATATCCCCTCTTTCAAACTTCTTGATATTTTTGCGGTAATTTTAAGTTTGTCTTTACATATGATGCACTGACACGGACACGAGACATGACACGACACGGGACATGTCGACACGCAAATTTTAAATCTTACATAACATGaggacatatatatatataaaatataaagtattttttagataaattgtattgatattttgatattttattgatattaaaatataaattaaaatttttaattatttttaatgtcttattttaattatattaagtaattaaattattttttattttaataaataataatatatactatatctaaatttattttaagaatatatattaagaataagactggACACGCTGACACGTAATGATATTTAGGTGTGTCCAGTGTTTggagaaaattttttattttttattaagacaacGGTTGGACACAGCAGACACGCGTGTCGGACGAGTGTCGGTGGGTGTCGTGTCTAAAATATATCCGACACGCGAATACAATAACTCAACAAAATATCCGTGCTTCGTAGATTTTTACGCATATTGAAAGGCTTTGACAGAAGTTTAGTAAAAGTATAACACTTAGCTGATTTTTATTTACtctttttctaataaaatataataacttaaaagtGTTTAGTTTAACTGTGAAAAAGAATTAGCTGCCAACAAAATTTGCTTTTGAAGGTGGTATTCTATGCTGAGGAGATGTTTGTGTGTAATTTACAAAATCAGATCTAAAATTAGTCTTTCTAAATCGGTGGAATATATGTTCATGAGCTAGAATGAGAGATTTGACTTCTATTAGAgaaattgattaattttttaattacagcAGAAATatataaagcataattttcagaTAATGTTTTAGTAATggtaataatattattatcaagAAAAAGAGTATAATCACTTGCTGTTAAAAAttgtacaatttttttttatgttggcAAGATTTTAAGATGCAGAAGTTTCAGTTTTTTTAATAgatttcaactcaaattttaattattgaatattaattttaaaattttaaaaataatcttgaaTCTTTGTCCAAACCTAGTGTACAAAATCACAATCCAGCACTCTATTCTTAAAACTGTCGTCAATTGATGAAAGAAGTCGAGTCATAAGATAATGATCTTttagttctttattttttttatagaattttgATTCTATTCCTACAATTTGAACTGTTTTATTATCAAATCTTATTGGaatattttttggattaagATAATCCACAAATTCATTAGCATTGATAATATAAAGAGCCAAGTATTGtcaaatcttaaaaaaaaaattattgaacttATCTATAATTGGTGCAAAGAGAATAgttaaatttgtaaaaaaaaaaatgagtgtAGAATAATAAatagtgttcataccctggcccaataataaaggcccaggatCAAGCAAAAGACCTAACCCAAAGGGTTGGGCCTCACCAGTGCCAATCTTCATCCTATGAAGTCGGTACTCACCACGACCTATTCTAGAGAAGTCGGACACGAGATTAGCTGgcggataaacactcattcaaacgagtaactgcccctaaaatctctctaaccacttccacgagccatatcttaacctccctaagataatgggacggttaacaccctaaaaatatggcactactccaacggtggttattggttcaccgctataaatacactgacacccttcaggtatctctaagtcccaaactctctagacctgctcacactcttgctaacttaggcatcagagtgtctttgcaggtaccacccccatctcctcgcacaaacaagtcggacggagcctcccgagttgcagatCCATTCGGAATCCTCCTCCTTCACACATTTGGGCCAACTAACTCCATCCAACCCATCAATCttcggttacccaccgtaacaaaTAGAAAGATGTccataaaacaaaaaaaaaattgtgtaacTCTTCTTTTTAACATTCTTACTAATAtcttcaataaaaatattatataccatataaaatattaaatatcgAATTAtctaactttaaaaaaaaattgttgtaaacttttataaatagaaagatctccattaaaaaaaaaattgtgtgcCGAATATTACTACCAAATGATGAGGGAAAGGAAATTTACCCATACTCTGCTTTACTTCTTTGGATAGAAACATACATTGAACTTATCAAACAAAAATAGTTTGGTCCCCCACCACGATACCTTGCTAGTACCAATGCCATAGTATcgttaataattttataattaaccAACTTGGGTTGGTCGAGTGATCTGCTTAAATAAGTGTTGGGAATTCGAACCTCgtcttgtgcatgcagcaattTATTGGTCAACGACAGACTCTTAAATGGAGTTCAGATCTGCGACAGATTAGTCTTTAACCTGTTGGATTGAAAAATACTGATTGaataaaccaaaaaataaaaataaataattttataattcatATTGTTTTGCActcatataatatatatatatatatatatatatatatatatatatatatatatatatggtctAAGGACCACGAACCTGCTCCTCCTCTATCGGAATCAAAACGTGCCTTTATTATCTACTCTCATTTCTCAAccttaagaaaatgaagaagtgaTGAATACCATCTCCAAATAACAAACTATGAACAACTTGGAGTCTTACCCACCAATTCTTCGCAATTATTGCCACCATTACCATCACCACCACGACTCGAATATTAATGACGTGGCACAGGATTATTCGGATCCTATGCCAGTCATAGATCTTGAACttttagaagaagaaaaggagagGTTTGAGGATGCTTGCAAGGATTGGGGGTTGTTCCGTTTGGTCAACCATGGAATTCCGTTGACCTTGCTGAAGCAACTCCAAGAGGAAGCCAAAGAGTTATTTTCTATGTCCTACGAAACAAAGCATGCGACATGCAGTGAAAGTCCTATCACATACTTTTGGGGTACCCCTGCCCTTACACCAACGGGTACTGCCCTATGTAGAGGCCCCAAAAATTTCAATTGGGTTGAAGGTCTTGATGTGCCTTTGGGTCAACTCTCTAAGTTTCAACCTCAACTTCCTAAACTTGATTCCATCAGGTACGCACATAGTTTAATTATACAGAGACAACTTAGATTTAATTTAAAGAAATTtccttttttataattttaaaaaaaatttatttcttaatctatttttaaatttatggTCAATTTgatctattttaaaaaaataagtttttttataaaaatattttttaataaaatttatttattaaattttaataattaaattatatttttattaagatatttttaaaaatttttaataattaaattatttttatattttttaataatattttaattattaaattatgattttatcaaattattttttaataattttttatattttattattaatctcACTAGATCAACCCATATTACTCTATGTATGTGCATCAGTGCATGTGCCTGTCcctttgtttattattattttaattttttttggccGATCTTGTTGTCTATTTTTTCTTGGACCGTGTGTGTTTGGAAATGACAAATGAGCCATGGCTGATTATGGGTGAGCTATGCAGTGCTTTCGGATCTTTTTGTCTAGAAATTGGGTTTAGTTACGAGAacaagacaaaacatttaaaataagaggtaaaaaataaagatacaaaaattaatatttttatattttatttaataataaattataaagtttaatttatttttgtttatttataatatttaaaaaaatataataataaaaatataattataaaaaattaataaaaaataaaatatattttttatttgtatttttatattatttttattaagataaatataaaatatattaatttaatatcttTAGAAATATATCTCTATTTATATTTCatctattaaatataattttttatttttatatttttattttaatatttcatGTCGGTAAATAAACACTGTCCAATAGTTATTATGTTTTTTTAACTCAGTTAAACAAATTTagagttattttattttatattatatttttaaatattattaaaataattaaataatattaaatataataaatattaaataaataaaataatttttattaaattattattttttaacattattaattttttaaatattaagttggtttattttttgtttattattaaaGATATGcggaagaataaaaataattctttaaTAAATGATTAGAGAACATTGAAGAATCTCTATGCATTATTCATCCTTGTCCCTTACCCACacacacaaataaaaataaaagtttatttattatgtgtCTTAAGAAgacatattaaaattataaaataaaatttttttattaaaaatataaaaaatttaaatttttaatatatttattttatatttattaaattaaaatatttaaaaaattttattaataataaatttattgtatgTTTTTAGAACACATTaactaaacattaaaaataaatttgtatgCGAAAAAGTAATTAATCAATGGCAATGCATGATTGAACGGTGATTAATAGGGAAATGGATCTCCAATTTTTTTAACACTTGAAAagataaagtgtgatctctcactattaattttataagtagaACTAAAATTAATATAAGAGAGAGAATAATGAAGGATAAGAGATCACAATTGACATCATcccgattttttttttattgaaaaaaatccATTCCTAATTAGACTGATTTTAATTTACTATTAGTATagattattagtattttttgtattcttcgttaactttaaaatataaatatcaataaaaaaatatattcgttttgatttaaataaaatattaaaaaaatcaaaacaaataaaaatagaaactgaatttttatattttagatcaaattccaaaaaaatattttttacaaaccTATGAATTTAAAACCGAATAATAAAcgatttcaaaaaatttattaaaaattatcgttgactcattaatatttaaaaaaattattattaaaattttttatattaaaaatttattataaagtGTAACCCTTTAATGTAGCATATCAACTTAAACTTagatattttagaataaaaaataacgTATAGTGtcatcaaaacatttttttacacttaattttataaattaaataataatttaattgatataatattttaattatttttaaattatatattatatatatatatgtttagtATTTTCTTATTGTTAATAATTTGTACAAATAgctaattaaatcaaattaatttgatttattttgtatatgtTGTACtattaatatatcaaaatagactaattcaatttatatataaatgatTAAAATTGAGTTATCCTTATTCAATTTATATAGATGTATTTAAAATAAGatgtataattaattttaatttaaaatatttgtataattttaaatttcattcatgtaaattatccaaaaaaaattatacattaaATGCAAGAACAAAATGATAGACATTATTAAAGCTACCATTAGTCTCATCACTTTAAGGAATTTAgcaaacatatatttttaaaatataagttaagatcattattattagtaaaaaatttaaatattttattttaataaatacacaataattatattaaaaatcaaaattttgtatagttttttataataaattttttaattaataattttaatatatatttttagaatatatatcAGCTAAACTCTTAAATATATATTGGCGTTTGGAAGCAATGAAATTATTGATTTCATcaatatcaaattttttcagtacagttaatttctaattttttaaataattgatatataaaaatgagtatttaaattaattaaataataaattttttaaaattaattaaaaactaaaatttaaaagacaaGTAGCATTTTTCAATTTATATTCCACACAAACAACGTGCTTATTTTTTGGTAAAGAAACTTCATGATAGGATAAGTTTTGCTTATCTTGGCACGCGGTATTCTTATACCTTGTGCCTTCTAGATACATGAAACAGAATAAAGTTAAATTCAATTTCTATCAATTTCCTTTAGTTTATCCATTGTTCTACTAATGATTCAACACAACTGAAATAAAGCGAAGAATAATAACTTAACCAATGCAAAAAAGAATGTGTAGGTGGATCATAAAAAGaactttatattataaaaaaaatacaacgAATTTTATAGAATTTCCTGCCAAGAGATTATAGCAGGGTCATTGACCTGACACACGTGACATCAATTTATTATAGTATTATATTAcgaaatatttaatataatacaTTATTATCTAACAGaaagattaatttaatttatattttatttttaaagattaatataattaaaaaaatttatttgatgattaatttaaaaaaataatttttaaagacgaatttgactattaactcaattttttctatttcaatcaaagagaagaaaaattaagatttcaaaaaaaataaagtaaaaatcaAATACGATATTCTAAATTCAAATAAGTTATTTCCCTTTCATTCCTATACTATGTATATTTATGATGCACGGATATTTATACGGGTATTGGATATTGTTAGAGTATAAGTagaatcaattagtattatttaacatatctaaatatttattttaggaTTTGATTTTTCTAACACTTATAAATACTCTTTTATACACAACACAAAACACGTTAACAcgtgaattttaaaatcttataagaCACGAAAACACTacgtataaaatataaaatatgttttAGATAAATCGTAATGATTTGTTggtattttattaatattaaaatataaattaattttttaattatttttaatattttatcttaattatacaaaaatatttaaaatattttttattttaacaaataatatatactatttttaaatttatttcaagaatACATATTAAGAATAAAGTTGGGCACAACTAACACGTGTTGGTATTTAGGTGTGTctaaatttattcaaaaaaagattttttttttttattaagacaccgTTAAAGACATCTGTGTTAAACGAGTGTTAATGAGTATAATGTCTCTCAACTCAACCAAGTGATCGTAGTAAATGTATATTAACTATACGTagggaaatagttaattattgcattgcaaaggataatgacaACATATATACATTCATAGCATTTGacttaatttaattagttttcaAACATAATTATGACCAATTAAGGGTCTACATATATGTTTGGTTTGCAAGATTGCTTCTAATGGAATATGAAACCCATCTATCAAGAATTGCAACAACAATATTCAAAGTGATGGTGAAGAACCTTGACCTAAACAATAACAAGCAAACAGAGTGTTGCTCATATGTATCTCGAGAGACAGGAATGGTGCGAATGTATCGATATCCTGCTTGTTCGGACACAAGCATTGGTTGGGGAATGGAGGTTCACACAGATAGCTCAGTGTTGTCCATATTGAACCAAGATGACCAAGTCAGTGGCCTTCAGGTCCTCAAAGATGATCAATGGCTTACTGTCAAACCAATCTCCAATACATTGATTGTCAACCTTGGAGACATGATGCAGGTCCAcatttattctttactttcTATACATGTAAAATACTTTATTAACATTAATTAGTCTCAAAAGAAGTGTTAATATTTCTAGCTCTCATGTTTGTGGCTTTAGGCAATGAGCAATGACAAATACAAGAGTGTGCAACACAGAGTGAGGGTGAAcaaggagagagagaggatctCAATATGCTATTTTGTGTTCCCTAGTGAAGGTGCTGTGATTGAGAGCCCAAATTACAAGCCCTTTACTTACAGTGAGTTTAGAGAACAAGTACAACAAGATGTTAAGGCCCTTGGCTACAAAGTTGGGCTTCCAAGGTTTAAGCACACTCAACAGCCTTTGGCCCCTCTCTCCAATCTTGTTTAATCTGTTACCTTATTAAGCATAGAATAATGGACGAGTTCTTCAACAAGGCACACTATTTAAGGGATTTTGATTTACTACGAGTCATGGTGTAACTTAGAGAGAGTGTTTGGGTATgcttgaattttgtttttttttttttatccaaaattatttttatcactcTGCATCAACTATATACTGCGTACAACCACGATAACCAAATCCAAGTTTTGTAACCAACTTAGATTGGTCGAATGATCAGCTCATTTGTACGTTTAAACAAATATTGAAAGTTCGAATTTCGCCTTGTATATGCAGCAACTCATTGACCAGTAATAGACCTTTAAATAGAATTCAGATCCGTGGCAGATTAATCCTTATCCTACCGAGTGCCGAGGTAGGAGATACCATGGAAACCAAACCAAATCCAAGTTTTGTTGGTAGGATAAGGTATTGTTTTGGTCCCCAACATTTGGGGTGAACCTTATTTTGATCCCTAAcgttttaataattttatttttatcccaaAACATGTAAAATGGCATCAATGTTATCCTACCATCAAATTCTTCACTAACACTTAACGAAATTGATGTGttgttaataatatttttgttaaaactACGTTTTCTCAATCCCCTCTCCCACTTTTACCCTCTCAACAAGCCCAAACTCCATTCTCCtactcctttcttcttcattctcaaaTCTTTCTTGGTGAATTAATAgtgtaaaagaaagaaaaagaaaggagtaagaGAATGGGGGTTTGAACTTGTTGAGAGGGTAAAAATGGGAGAAGGGAGTTAAGCAAATATAGTGTTAACAAAAACATTATTAATAATACATCAATTACGTTACTTGTTAGTGAGAGATTGGATAGTGGAATAACATTGATgtcattttaaatattttgggATAAAAATAAGACGATTAAAATGTTaagaaccaaaataaaatttacctTAAATGATGAAAACCAAAACAGTACTTTACCTTGTTGGTAATTGGCATGATAGGGCTATGTCACTGGGTTCTATATCTAACTTAACTCTCATTTCGAATTTGGAATTATAAGCTTCTTGTGACAACTAACACGAACGTGTTTCGCCACGCAGTAGCATGACGACACGGTTTCTCGATATGATTTTCGCAACATAGCATTGGCCTTAGGAGGCACCCTAGTAGCAACAGTGCAAGTGTGAATGATTGCAGCACATTTCTTCACAGAAATGGGAATAGTTGTTATTAACTTTGATTCCAATGATGTGAATTGCATATTCTGCTCCTAGCTTTGTGAATTTCAATTAATTGGCACACAAAAGTACTTGTATTTTACCATGTCCTTGTAGACCTGGATTATGTCCAAGCACAAGCACTGGCTCGGATTTGCACCCccaacacacacacacacacatccTTGGCACCGAAGATCAATGCAAAGACCTGAGTATTTAACTTAAATGACATGTTAGCAGAACAATTATTTTCAAATGCTTTCTCAAAAATATAATGAGATAAGATAGCCCAAATACATTATCAGGAATACGCATTTGAATAGaacaaaaattaagaacaagatcGACTTTTTTGCTTTGGTGCTTATTCCATGCTCAAAGTGGACCAGTTCACAAACCAACATCAATCATCTTGACGCTTACTCATCAAAGTTAAAGGAGGTAGAGGGGTGCTGATTGGTCAGCCTTGTCTATCTATTTTCAGATACAAAGTTTAAGGAAAGAAAATTGCAATGAACGTAAATGCAAACTATTACAAGTTGCTGCTTAAAGACATACTTTCTATGTAAGTAACCTAAAATGATGCAAAAACCTTTCCTCAGGTTGGATGAATGAAGATTCCACATGAACTTACAAATTAAACTTCATTGCAAATGGTGTACACCTTGCCACTTAAGCTTGTGTGTAAGGGTAAGACATAAAAAATAGAGTTTATTTACATTGCTAAGTTACAAAGAAAGAATTATACAATTAATAAGCAATTCCTGTTTATAAATGATAATGATTCTGAAAACTCACATTTTGTTTATGATTTAAcatcctcatcatcatcttcaatATCCCAACTGAGATCCTCCTCTTGGTCTGCTGCAGTCAACCTCTTCCGCAAATCACCCCTACTTGTGGACCCACCAGCATCCCCTTTATTTTCATCATTGCTAACAATATCTTCAATTTCGTCCCATCCAATGTCTTCTTCCCCATGTGTGGAAGGCTGGCTTGAAACCACAGAAAAATCACTATCTTTGCAAGATCCTCCATTTTCATTATCTGTCTTCACTTCGGATGCCTCTTTCTCTTCATATTTCATATCTAACTCACCATCGCCACCATCACTTACAGTTGCAGCAACACTAGATGGAGATGCCACATTCCTTTCATACTCCACCTCCGCCGCCGGcttatcatcatcaccatcagtTTTAGAATCAGAAGTAACACCCTTCCCATCACTTTCTATCTTCAAATCCTTCTCCCCAGGACTAATACTCTCAACATCATTGTTACCCGTGGCAGCCTCAGCAGAATTTCCCCCCTCCACCTCTTGCTGCTGCTGCGCATTCCTGGCAGAGCTACCTTTCAGCTCATATCCATCATCATTGTCGTCATCGTCGTCGAAGTCCCAGCTCAAatcctcctcttcctctccAGAAATTGCGCGCTTCACGAGCTTCACCCTCGCCTCCTCGGCCTGATTCAGTTTATGCAGCCTATAAAAATACCTAGTCCAGAAGTTATCATGATCAGTCCTACTAGGCACGACCTTCCTATAAATCCCTTCAACACTACCATTCTCCTCCATCAAATTCCCAATCTCCTCACCCTTATCCCCCAACACAAACCCTAATTTCCACTCCTCATAATTTTCCAAATCCTCAGGATCCTCCACATAGGTATTCACGTCGCTCTGAAGAGCACGTACCAGCGCATCAAACCTACTATAACGTTTCAAATCAAAACTACCGCCGCTACTACTCAATCGATTCCTAGCAAGATTGTTGTTATCGGAATCTGAGGAATCGAAATCAGGGGCGAGGAGAGAGTCCCTACCGTGAGAGATGATCTTAGCCGTCGATTTCCACACGGTGAAGCCGATGTCGTCTATGGCCTGGCCGACGGTCTCGAGCGACTCCTGCGCCACGGTGGCGCCGGCGTCGAGGGAGGATGGGAGATCCTTCACGGCACGTGATGCTGCCTCACGGATCACCGCAGTCTCCATCCTCAGTCCGGAGCTGAAATCCTCGAGATCGCGGCGGTAGTTCTCGAGAACAGACTCCGATTTGGACGCTAGGGTTTGGATCAGGCCTCCGAAGCTCCATGCATCGCCGGATGGAGAGTTTTCTGCGTCCGCAGTGGGGGGCTCGTTATCATCGTGATCTGGATCCGGTTGTTCGGATCGGTGTGTCGGCGAATCGGGTTCCTCGGAGAAGACGGACGCGAAGAAGTTCATGGCGGCAACACGCAACGATGTCGTTCGCTATCCCTTCTGTCGTTTATCACCTCTTTTGGAAATGTGTTGTttgagaagaaaagaaaactgCAGAGggttttattttatgaattgtGAATTGTTATAGGAATATAGGCATTGGATTTGGAGGCAGAGAAACTGGTTATAAGATGAGTtagtacattaaaattaaactatattattattattattattataaggTTATTATTATGGTTACATGAAACGGAATGCCAACATAGATCCACATCATGTCGCATTCAATTATTTAATTCAGTTTTGAATGCTACCATCCATTTATAAAGCCCTCATTTTCTTTAA
This window contains:
- the LOC130973107 gene encoding uncharacterized protein LOC130973107, yielding MNFFASVFSEEPDSPTHRSEQPDPDHDDNEPPTADAENSPSGDAWSFGGLIQTLASKSESVLENYRRDLEDFSSGLRMETAVIREAASRAVKDLPSSLDAGATVAQESLETVGQAIDDIGFTVWKSTAKIISHGRDSLLAPDFDSSDSDNNNLARNRLSSSGGSFDLKRYSRFDALVRALQSDVNTYVEDPEDLENYEEWKLGFVLGDKGEEIGNLMEENGSVEGIYRKVVPSRTDHDNFWTRYFYRLHKLNQAEEARVKLVKRAISGEEEEDLSWDFDDDDDNDDGYELKGSSARNAQQQQEVEGGNSAEAATGNNDVESISPGEKDLKIESDGKGVTSDSKTDGDDDKPAAEVEYERNVASPSSVAATVSDGGDGELDMKYEEKEASEVKTDNENGGSCKDSDFSVVSSQPSTHGEEDIGWDEIEDIVSNDENKGDAGGSTSRGDLRKRLTAADQEEDLSWDIEDDDEDVKS
- the LOC130973108 gene encoding gibberellin 2-beta-dioxygenase 8-like, translated to MNNLESYPPILRNYCHHYHHHHDSNINDVAQDYSDPMPVIDLELLEEEKERFEDACKDWGLFRLVNHGIPLTLLKQLQEEAKELFSMSYETKHATCSESPITYFWGTPALTPTGTALCRGPKNFNWVEGLDVPLGQLSKFQPQLPKLDSIRLLLMEYETHLSRIATTIFKVMVKNLDLNNNKQTECCSYVSRETGMVRMYRYPACSDTSIGWGMEVHTDSSVLSILNQDDQVSGLQVLKDDQWLTVKPISNTLIVNLGDMMQAMSNDKYKSVQHRVRVNKERERISICYFVFPSEGAVIESPNYKPFTYSEFREQVQQDVKALGYKVGLPRFKHTQQPLAPLSNLV